The Erwinia sorbitola nucleotide sequence CACCGGCTGCCGTTCCGGCTGCTGACTCAATATATACCGCCGCAGGAGCGGCACCGACCAGGCCTGAGAAGATGCTGCTCAGTGAGTCACTGGTCAGAGCCTTACCGCCGTTGATGATCTGATTGTCTTTATCCAGCAGGTTTGCCTGACCGGCCACGGCACGGATGGTACCGGTGGCATCAAATACCGCCGTCATCACCAGCGCCAGCACGCTTGGCAGCACGGCCGGTTTTAACGCTCCGAGAATATCCAGGCTAAACACCAGGGAATTCCCCTGCGCATCGCTCAGGCTTGGCATCGCGAACAGCCCCTGATAGCTCACCGCCGGATCGAAGATCAGTCCAAGAACCGAGATAGCAATAATGGTCAGCAGGATACCGCCAGGCACACGCAGTTTCTCCAGACCAAAAATCACCGCCAGCCCCACCAGCGACATCACTACCGGGAAAGAGGGAAAATGACCGAGTGCCACCGGCAGGCCTGGGCCTGGGTTTTTGACCACCAGGCCGACACCGTCAGCGGCAATCAGCAGCAGAAACAGGCCAATACCCACCCCTGTGCCGTGCGCTACGCCCATTGGCAGATTTCGCAGTATCCAGGCGCGGATGCCGGTGGCCGAGATCAGAGTAAACAGTATCCCCATCAGGAATACCGCACCCAGCGCAACGGGTACGCTGATATGCTGACCCAGCACCAGACTAAAAGCGGTAAACGCCGTTAGCGAAATCGCACAGCCAATTGCCATCGGCAGATTTGCCCACAGCCCCATCAGCAGTGAACCAAAACCGGCCACCAGGCAGGTCGCCACAAAAACCGCCGCTGGCGGGAAGCCTGCTTTACCCAGCATTGAAGGCACTACAATTACCGAATAGACCATCGCCAGGAAGGTCGTCAGACCCGCCAGGATTTCCTGACGAATGCTACTGCCGCGCGCAGAAATTTTGAACCAGGCGTCTAGGGAGCCGCTGGCCGGTTGAGAAGGCGTTGACATCGTAATCCTCTGAATTTCTTATGAGTTATCACTGTGTGGTTATCCCCACCTCAAGTGGGAGGGTATCGAACGTTTGCATCCCTGGCGCAATATACACGGAACAAAAACCTCAGGGCGAGGTGCAGTCCGGATAAAGGCAAACGTTTACTTATCCACGCAAAAAATTGCTAAATTGCCGTGCATGTTGATCCCCCGAAAGCTGTCATGGCGCAGTAAGGCGGTAAGCGCATCTGCAACCTGAAGACGATTAGGGGATACGCAAACGATTATCCTGTGTTTAATAGTGCATTTTCAACACTTGTTATCGCTAAAATTTGCATAATTATTGATTAATGCCCGCATCAGCCCATCAGACTTCTGATGGTAACGGCAGCTCCCTCTGCCCTCTAATAGCGCTTTCTTATGATGGCCGCCGCGATGCAAAGCTGAAACGTGGTTCGCTACGGGTGAGAAAAGGGATTAATCGAGGCTAATCTCGCCGCCCTTTTGCAGCGCCCGCTGCCAGGCTGCGCGGCTTTGCACCTTCTGCAACCAGGCCTGAATAGCAGGACTGTCAGCCGCGCCACCGCGTGCAGTCAGCGCCTGCAGGGGGAAACTCATCTGTACGTCAGCAATACTGAAGCGGCTGCCCGCAAACCATGCATGGCTGGCCAGATGCTGCTCGATAAACTGGCGATGGGTGGCGATCTGCGGGTCAAGATAGCCCTTCTGTACACCTTTACCAAAAGCGCTGCCGATGGGGCGCAGCAGCCAGGGTACCGGCGCTTTTCCCATCCGGCTGAAGATCAGTTTCATCACCAGCAGCGGCATCAGAGAACCTTCTGCGTAGTGCAGCCAGTAACGCGACTGGATCACCTCTTCCTCATCGAAAAGTTTCAGCCTGCTTTCGGTATCGTAATGCGCTTCAAGGTATTCAAGGATAGCGCCGGACTCTGCCACCACGCGATTTTCATCGGTGATCACCGGAGATTTACCCAGCGGATGGACTTTTTTCAGCTCCGGTGGCGCCAGCATACTGGCCTCACGCTGATAGCGCTTAATCTGGTACGGCACGTCCAGCTCTTCCAGCAGCCAGAGGACGCGCTGCGATCGCGAATTATTCAGATGGTGTACGGTGATCATATTTTCTCCTTAAAGCCTGAGTATAGTTAAACACTCTTCACATCAAGCAAAATCGCTCCGGTACCCTGCTCGCTCAGACGATCGTTTGGATTTCGCAGCGGGCAGTCCTCCATCGACAGGCAGCCGCAGCCAATGCAGCCATCCAGATCATCGCGCAGGTGGATCAACGTTTCGATACGCCTGTCCAGCTCATCGCGCCACTGCTGCGACAGCACCGCCCACTCTTTGGTGGTCATCCTTTTTCCGGGGGAGTACTGCATCAGACTGTCGCTGATGGTGGCCAGGGGAATGCCGATGCGCTGGGCTATCTTGATCACCGCCACGCGCCGCAGTACGTCTCGCGTATAGCGGCGCTGGTTTCCCGGGTTGCGGAAGCTGCTGATTAATCCTTTGCTTTCATAGAAATGTAGCGTCGAAACGGCCACACCGCAGCGCTGTGCAACGTCGCCGGGGGTCAGTTCGCGCTTATTGGGATTGCTGAGAATTTTTTTCATTTAGCGCTTTACCTCAAGTTAACTTGAGGAATTATACTCAGCAACCATTGAGTACGCGACCTGTTGACGCAGAGACCTGGGAGAAAAAATGTATGCATGACGACATCATCAGCACCCTGACTGACTGGATCGATAATAATCTGGATAAGACTCTGTCGATTGATGAAGTGGCGGCAAAATCGGGCTATTCGAAATGGCATTTGCAGCGTATGTTCCGTTCCGTAACGAAACAGACGCTGGGTGGCTATATTCGTGAACGCCGTCTGACGCTGGCCGCTGAAGCTTTACGTCTGACACAGCGCCCGGTATTTGATATTGCAATGCAGTACGGTTATGACTCTCAGCAGACCTTCTCGCGGGTTTTCCGCCGCCAGTTCTCACAGACGCCGACCGCATATCGCAGCAGTATGCGCCATGCCCCTGTGAAGCGCAGCAGCTGGAGCTTTGACTGTGGTGACTACGCCACCAGCAGCTTTAGCCAGCGCATCAGCGAAAAATCCTGCCCGACCTGTAGCTAACGATTAAACGATGCCGCCGCCTCCTGTGGTGGCACTCCCTGTCGTTCCTGCCCCCACCAGGATGGCGATAAGAACCAGCCACCGCCCAGCTCCTTAATGTGATACATCGCCGCATCCGCCTGCGCAATCAGCGCTTCAGGTGAGCTGTGGTTCTTCGCCAGCGCCACGCCAACGCTTAACGACTGCACAACCTGAATGCCCTCCGGCAGTGAGATAGGCGGGCGCATCGCTTCGATAATATCGCGTGCGACCTGTGCCACCTGCTCTTCCTGTTGGGCCGTGGATAACAGCACGGCAAATTCATCACCACCAAGCCGCGCCACCAGATCGCCGTTACGCAGGCGTGCGCGCAGACGTTCTGCCGTTACCATCAGCACATGGTCGCCCGCCGCATGGCCGTAGCGGTCGTTAATCTGTTTAAACCGGTCGCCGTCAATAAACAGCACGCTAACCTGCTGGCGTGTCTGTGGATCGTTCAGTAATGACTGTAGCTGCTGTTCGAACGCCTTTCGGTTTGGCAGCCCGGTCAATCCATCATGCAGCGTCTGATGGGTCAGCGAGTCGTTCTCATGCTTCAGATGACGCTGCCACAGATCCAGCTCTTCAAGCAGGCTGTTGAAATCACCGCTGAGTTTATCCAGCTCGGCGATTGAGGCCGCAGGCACACGCTGAGAAAACGCACGCCGTCTGCGGACATCATGCGTAACCGTGGCTATATTTTGCAGCCCCTGCACGATCCCCGCCTGCATACGATACGCCAGGTAAAATGCCAGCATTGCGGTCAACAGCAGGCTTCCGCCCAGCCATAGCAGCGCCTGCCATAAATAGTGCAGCACGCGTGACGCGTCACCGTTGATCCAGACGCGCCCGACCTCCTGCTGTTGGTGCATAACCGGTGCACTGACCGGCTGCGGAAACAGCCAGCTGGCGACCATTGCGCTGACGCCGCTACGCGCTGTCTGCCCGGGTGCCTGCCAGCTGGCGAGCAGCTGCTGGTCGGCACGGTAAATACGCCCGGCGGCAAACTCCGTCCGTGCGCCAATTTCACGCAGAATACTGTCAGCCGTGGCGGCATCATTCTCCAGCACCGCCGTCCGGGCGCTGTAGCTGACACTGGTCGCCACCAGCTGGATATTATTTTCCGCATAACTGCGCAGCACATACATGGATAGCGCAGATAACGACAGCCCGCTGAACAGCAGCGAAACCAGGATTATCACCATATGCATGCGCTGAAAGGACTGACGCATGGTCGGTAGTTCACGCTTCACTGCCACCGCCCCTTGCTGTTGAATCTTCATGCTACCTCCCCCCTCAGTGTTCAGCCCCGATTTCCAGCTCAGTGAGAATGCCGGGAGTGAAACAGAGTGCGGCTGCTTGTTTCCGCTGTGTGAAAGACCTGAAAGCCTTGAGTAACCAATGGACGGTACGCAGGCTGTTTTTATTGTTTCTGCTTTTGCAGATGTATTATTTTTGTTTATTTTGAGAACGTATTCAGGCAATAGAAAACTCTCCCTGGAATAATCCGGGGAAATAATGAAGCAGGTGTAATGTTGGCAAAAATCCTACAGATCATCGAAAGCTTGTACAACTTTAAACAGCGTAAGATTCATCTTAAACCGTTATATTTGACTTAAAAAAAGCCGAGATCTGGCAAATAAAATAACACTAAGCTGTTGATTTTAATCAAATAAATTAAACCACCATGGTTTAATACAACAGAAAAACCCAATCAGAAACCTGTTAAAACAATACGTCAGGTGGATCAATACTACTTAAGCTAAATTAGATGCGTATTAGCAACAGATATAGATAAAAAATGCTGCCCTGGCATGAAATTAATATAATGCATAAGGATTAGTCTGTATTTTTCATTCTGAAGGTGTTTTTTTCTGACTCTGAAAAGCAAAGCGGTGTTTGACCTGACAAAAAGATCCATCCCGCAAAAACCACATACGGCACAAAAAACTACCATACCAGGCCTAAATTTTGTTCAGTTTTAAAAAACGGGTGATATAATGTGACCGCCGTCACACTTTAACGACCTGCGCGTCAGAACCAAGAGGAGCAAGCCTGACAGCTCCGCTCGCGTTCCGGGTGATGTTGCATTCTGTTTGTCAGGCCGACCACCCCGGAGTTTTAAAATGGCTACAATTACCACCAGCGTTATTCTCATGAGATGGGAGCTGCTCAGTGCAGTGATGATGTTCCTCGCCAGCACCTTCAATGTGAAGTGCCGTAAAGCCAGCCACAATGTCATGGCGTTCGCATTTACCGGTATCGGTATTGGTATGTCATGCTGGTTTGTCACCGGGCTGCTGGGTATTACGCTGAGTATGGATAATCTGCACAACTTCTGGAACATCACGAAAGATGTCTTTGTCGAAGTAATGAGCCGCACGCCTGCTGACTGGCCAATGCCGTAAGCGACATCTGCCCGGTGGGGTGACCTGACTCACCGGGCAGAAGGTTATTTGTCACTCTTTAAATCTTTTTTAGCACCGCCGCAGGTATCGGCACATCACCAGACTCTTTTGCTTCCGGTAACGCTTCCGTTTTACGATCCTGTAACCACATATCGCCCATGATCTGATTAAGACCATTATCCAGCCCGGTCACCATGCCAGCCCCCGGCGTAAAGGTCAGCTCGCCGAAGTAGATATGCCCTTCATGGATATACCAGTCCACGCGTACATAGTCGAAATCTGATGCCAGCTGCTTGCTCAAAGCCAGCGCACGTTCCAGCGTCTCGTAGTCGGCACTGATATCAAATCCGGTATCACGGATTTTATAAAAGCTCTGCTTCAGATTATTAACATAGAAGCTCATCGACAGCGCAGCACTACCCACGCGGTTATAAATCACCTGGAGCACATACTCAAAGTTGCCATCCTTCTTGTTGAACATATGAAACTTGTAGTCAACGGCGGCAAACTTGCCATCCCCAACGTACTGTTCAACCAGGATGCGCGGCTTGATATAGCGATAGTGAATCTCACGCGCATGATGTGAGAAGTCCTTATGCAGCCACTCATCACAGCGCCTGATCAGCAGCTGCTTCTGGATGCAGTCCAGCTCTTCCAGCACAATTTCGACCATGCCGGAGCCATGATTCGGTTTAATCACGGTATTTTTCAGGCTGGGTAAACTCAGCAGCGAGATCGGGTCATCTGTCTGATGAATTAGCGGGATCAGATAATCCTCTCCGATGGTGCCGGCAATATAATCTCTGACCAGTAATTTATCCGATAAGTTTGCATAACGAACATGATCGCTGGTCATATATTTACGATACAGAATCTTCTCATTGAATAACTTTGGTTCCCGGATATTAGGAAGACGTTTGAATTTTTGAAAATAATAAACTTTATCCTGGTAAGACCAAGGCATTTTCTTGAGCAGGTATACAAAACCCTTTCTCAACTCTGCTTTGAGCTTCAACATGATTTACCTCATTTGTAGGTTTTGTAGTTGAGTGAGGAAAGCTGTATTTTAAGAATGACGCCATTCTTAAAGAAATAATTCATTATCGTCAGGGACAGGAGTTCAGTGATAAACACGCTCCAGGCAGCGCCTGTTAATCCCCAGGATTGGATAAAGAAGTAAGATGTCGCCAGGCCAATAACCACCAGCAGAATCACTTTCACCAGTAAGTAATTGAAACCACCCTCTTTAACCATGTAGCGATAGGCTACTGTTCCCATTGCCGAAAAGCAGGTTGCTAACGACAATAACGTAATGAGGTTTCCCGATTGTGTGTAGTCTTGCCCATAAAGGCTGTTAATGATCCTGTCACCAAACAGCGTGACAACGGAGAGCATTAAAAGTGAAACTGCCATAACATAACCATTAAGCCGTGAAGCCAGTTTAACTGCCACATCCCCACGCTCCCTGAAAATCTCAGAGAAACAGGATGTAATGATTGCTACGGGAATAAAAATCCACGAAGCAGAGATGGTATTCGCTGCGGTAAACAGACCCAGATCCTGGGCTGAACTTACCCCGACCAGAAAGAACTGCGCGGTCTTCACCTGAACAGAGATAAACACGCTGGAGATTGCCAGTGGTAGCCCCGCATGAAGCAAATAACGCAGATAATTCTTACGCTTATGACGCGGCGGCTGACTGATGGTGTTGGTCTGATAAAAGCGACTGCGCTTGATCAGATAAGGCACCAGCGTGACCGCAACGATAGACAGAGATAACCACAGCGGGCTGAGTTTATACCAGGCAACAGTGAAGCTGATAATGAAACTCAATATCATTCCCGTGGCATTTGCTACCGTATTCAGCCGCGATTCCAGGCGTGCGTTATTGTAAACGCTGAAAATATCCTGAGTAACAAACATCGCAGATAGAAATGACGCCACGGCAAACACAATAAAATTTTCCCGCATCATCAGCCAGACGTACAACAATACTGGCAACGACAGCACCAGTAATAATGTCAGGCGTAATGACTTCGCCACCGCCATCAGACGCATTCCCTTTGGCGTACTTTTGCTAATGCTTTTAAAAAGAATTGTCTCAGTGCCAAAAATGGCAATAGTCTGAACAATTGAAAATAGTGAGGCAGAAAATGCTATTTGCCCAAATATAACCGGGCCGAAAGATTTCGCGACATAAGATGTGACAAAAATCACACCGAAGACCGAGACTACTTTTTCGGACATCATCCATGCGGCATTTGTCATTGCACTGTATTTCATCGAAGCATCCTTTGTGTTTCCAACTTTCACAATCCTTAACCCAACACATCCGTGTCCACAACAGATTCAATTACGCACAGCGAAGCCCTGGCGAGACCGCAAAGAAAAAATATTATTTATCAGGCATCGTTGTGCCTTTAATTTTTTTGAGACTGTTTTTCAACCCGCACAGACACTTCTGCCTGCAATTATGGTTTTATCTGGTCTTATTTTTAGTGTGATCATTTTCACAAATCCCTCTGAACGGGATTAAAGTTAGCACACTTTTTTTTCCCTGCCCGTTGGAGTTTTCCTAATTACTGCGTGGCCTTGAACTGGCATGAGACGAATCTATATCAAAAAAACCAATATCGAAAGCTATCAAAACCCTTTTGAAATAAAATAGGAGAAATCCCATGATGTTATTTCTTCATAATCCCTTAACTTAAAGCCTGCCATTCCAATCGCGTACTTTTAAACACTGCGCTAATATCTGTACAAAACAGATCCATTGATTAATGCAGTCATTCTCATCCAATTATTGTTAAGAAAGGTAATAGCATTCATGAGAAAGTCACGATATACCGAAGAGCAAATCACCAGTGCCATTAAAGCTTCTGAAAACGGAATCAAGGTAAAAGAGATTTGTGATGAGTTGGGCATTTCTGAAGCAACGTTCTACAGTTGGAAAAAGAAATATGCCGGTCTGTCTTCAGAAGAAGGCAGGAAAATCAAGGAGCTGGAGGAGAAGGTTCACAGCATGGAACGTGAGCTACAGTCGCTCTCGTCAGACAAAGAGATGCTGCAAAGCGTACTTAAAAACTTTTTCACCACTAACGATAAACGGCAAGCCGTTAATTTCTTACAGGATACGTTCGACATTGGAACACGCCGTAGCTGCCGTCTGTTGGATATCAGCCGCAGTGTTTACCATTATCCTTACAATCTTGAAAATCAGTAATAGCCCGACGACGATAAACGGAAGCGTAATAGTACCAAAATAAAATATTCTCAAACCTTATTGAAAAGTACAGATCGATTTTGTTACGCGGACAGTTGCTGATGATTCATTTGGTAATCCGCTCTACTACTTGGCTGTAACTTACCCAGACACCAGCTAAAATCTCAATAGCATCAATACTTTCAATGCGCGTTTATCTTTGCAGGCAAAGATAAACGCGCCTAAAGTAACTTTATGCTTTCTAATAAAATCCCCCCTCGCTCGAAAAAAATCGTTAGCTCTGGTGATCATTCTCTTTTTTTTAATGGTTCATTATTCTGATTCATAACTGATGAATTGCAGATGGAGCCAGCCAGGTGAAAAGAGCACTATCCGTGATGCAAAGCCTGTAAAGGCAGCATCGGGTCAGTGATTACCGTAAAAAACAGATTAAAGAGGCTTATCTTTTGGCAGGGCGATACTCCATTGACGGGCACTTAGTGATGTTCCTTCTTATCATTAGCGCCGTTCTCTCTTTAGTATTCCTGTCAGATCAGCTGAATTTTTCTGCTGAAAATTCGAGTTAATACTGGTCTGCGCAGATTAAATCCGTCTCAAAAATGGAGAAATTCACATTGAGTAGGTGGAGTTCACTGTACAAAAAAAGATGTTCTATGGATTAGCGATTATTCTTATAGCCGAACAATCCCTGCCTGTGCCAGACGATCCGGCCAGTTGATGCTATATGAAGCAGAAGAGATGCAGGGTAAAGAGTGATAAAGATCGCATTATTACGATTAAATGACCTGATATCGGGCCAGACGGGTGCCTGACAGCCGCCGGGCTGAACCCTGATGCATTCAGTCCGGCGATAGCGACGTTTACTGGCTGACTTTCAATGACTTTACTACCGGTTCTGGCTTGATAAGCATCGCGCTCACCACTCCCGATATCAGGCAGAGGATACCCATCAGCGTCAACAGTGGTGGCCATGTCTGGCGCAGCAGGAAGGTGTAAGCCAGCCCGGCAAGAATCTCAAATACTATCAGCGGGCCGACCAATACCGTTGGCAGCCGCTGGCTGGCTTCATTCCAGCACAGGGTGCCCAGCCAGGAGCAGAAGAGTGCAATCGCCAGCATCAGCGCGATAAAGACTCCCGGACGCGGGCCGAACGGCAGCACAAATTGTTCCCCGCTAAGATGCAGCTGCCCCATGACCAGCAAATAACCCAGTAACGCCAGCGGTAGCGTCACCACACCCTGCGCGGTAGCCCAGGTGGCAGGACGAATGGCATGTTGCCGGAGCCAGCGGGCGTTACGCAGCGGATACCACGTCCAGCACACCACTGCCGCAAAGGCCAGCGCCATTCCGCTCAGATAGCGCCAGATATCCACCTGATGCGCCCCGCCCTTCAGCTCTGCCACATTGACGCATACCAGCCCGGCGACAATCAGTAACAGTGCCGGAAATAACTTGCGCCAGCGCAGCTGCCCTTCATCTTTGCCGTAACAGAGATTGGCACTGACGGAGATCACCACCGGCAACGTACCAATGATCATGGTGGATATCGGGGCCCCGGTTCGCTGTATCGCCGTGGCAAGGCAGGCGTAATAGAGTAAGTTCCCTACCAGCGTCAGCCGTAGGGCCTCCTGCCAGTCACGACGGGTCAGAGCCAGCAGCCGATGGCGATCCTGCCAGGCAAGCGGCAGCGCAATCAGCCCAAAAGCCAGATAGCGGCCCATCGACTGTAAAGTGCCAGGATAGTCAGGCACCAGCAGCGGCCCGACGAAAATCAGCCCCCACATCAACCCGGCGCTCAGGGCAAATAAAATACCCGTTAACATTGTCTACTCCAGAACGCGATTATGGGGAAAAGTCAGAGCGAGGATTGTAGCAAATTGCGCTTCACCCAGGAGCAGCACATAGCGATTTCTGACAGTGTGATACGAGGGGGAGCGGGAGGCGGTTTAATCGACGCGGCATTTAACGATTGATGCCAATCAGTGCGGACAAATCATGAAGAATAAACGCCAGCCTAACAAACGCATTTTTGTCTGCCATATCGCCAGCTGCATTGACTTATCATTTATTTTTGCCGTGTTTGAATAGCCCTCTCTCCATCATGTCGGGTTAATTATCATGTCAGAAACGCTGACGCTTACGCGCCCGGAGAACGGGCTATCACTGTTTTGTCATCTGCTTAACGGTCGGGTGGTGCCTGGCTCCATCTGGCACAGCGCCACCTGGCGAATGAAGTTTTTGATGCGCTCGCTGGCTTACCCGCTTGCCAGTTTTCAGCATTTACAACATATCGCCACTCAACCTGTCATGAGGGAAGCGCTGTATCTGCAACCAACCTTACCGGGTAAGATCCACCGGCCTTATCTGTATATGGGTCTTTCTGTACGCCAGCGCGTACAGGCACTCAGCCAGCACTACCGATTTGTGCAGCAGGTGCCTTCCCTGATATTGCGCAATGCCCTGCTGTCATCACAGCGCACGGTGCTGCTCAGTTTTAACGGTAAAGAGGGTGAAGAGTTCCAGCTCAGTCTGATCTGCAATGGCCGCTGCGAGCGTGAAGGTGAAGTGAATATGTTGCTGCACTGCAACGGGATCA carries:
- a CDS encoding ATP-grasp fold amidoligase family protein, producing the protein MLKLKAELRKGFVYLLKKMPWSYQDKVYYFQKFKRLPNIREPKLFNEKILYRKYMTSDHVRYANLSDKLLVRDYIAGTIGEDYLIPLIHQTDDPISLLSLPSLKNTVIKPNHGSGMVEIVLEELDCIQKQLLIRRCDEWLHKDFSHHAREIHYRYIKPRILVEQYVGDGKFAAVDYKFHMFNKKDGNFEYVLQVIYNRVGSAALSMSFYVNNLKQSFYKIRDTGFDISADYETLERALALSKQLASDFDYVRVDWYIHEGHIYFGELTFTPGAGMVTGLDNGLNQIMGDMWLQDRKTEALPEAKESGDVPIPAAVLKKI
- a CDS encoding transposase, whose amino-acid sequence is MRKSRYTEEQITSAIKASENGIKVKEICDELGISEATFYSWKKKYAGLSSEEGRKIKELEEKVHSMERELQSLSSDKEMLQSVLKNFFTTNDKRQAVNFLQDTFDIGTRRSCRLLDISRSVYHYPYNLENQ
- a CDS encoding NCS2 family permease is translated as MSTPSQPASGSLDAWFKISARGSSIRQEILAGLTTFLAMVYSVIVVPSMLGKAGFPPAAVFVATCLVAGFGSLLMGLWANLPMAIGCAISLTAFTAFSLVLGQHISVPVALGAVFLMGILFTLISATGIRAWILRNLPMGVAHGTGVGIGLFLLLIAADGVGLVVKNPGPGLPVALGHFPSFPVVMSLVGLAVIFGLEKLRVPGGILLTIIAISVLGLIFDPAVSYQGLFAMPSLSDAQGNSLVFSLDILGALKPAVLPSVLALVMTAVFDATGTIRAVAGQANLLDKDNQIINGGKALTSDSLSSIFSGLVGAAPAAVYIESAAGTAAGGKTGLTAIVVGVLFLMILFLSPLAYLVPGYATAPALMYVGLLMLSNVSKIDFSDFVDAMSGLLAAVFIVLTCNIVTGIMLGFASLVIGRVFAGEWRKLNLGTVIIAVALVAFYAGGWAI
- a CDS encoding VirK/YbjX family protein, which translates into the protein MSETLTLTRPENGLSLFCHLLNGRVVPGSIWHSATWRMKFLMRSLAYPLASFQHLQHIATQPVMREALYLQPTLPGKIHRPYLYMGLSVRQRVQALSQHYRFVQQVPSLILRNALLSSQRTVLLSFNGKEGEEFQLSLICNGRCEREGEVNMLLHCNGIMLAILTFSVVERNGLPVMLIGGMQGAHSETPHALIRSATKSCYGLFPKRILLEGASLLARATGISAILAVSNRGHTYRSLRYRFKKKEVFVASYDEFWQSVSAEPISPQLWQLPLTFSQKTIEEIPSKKRAEYRRRYDLLEDLRQQFARFH
- a CDS encoding glutathione S-transferase family protein, which gives rise to MITVHHLNNSRSQRVLWLLEELDVPYQIKRYQREASMLAPPELKKVHPLGKSPVITDENRVVAESGAILEYLEAHYDTESRLKLFDEEEVIQSRYWLHYAEGSLMPLLVMKLIFSRMGKAPVPWLLRPIGSAFGKGVQKGYLDPQIATHRQFIEQHLASHAWFAGSRFSIADVQMSFPLQALTARGGAADSPAIQAWLQKVQSRAAWQRALQKGGEISLD
- a CDS encoding oligosaccharide flippase family protein, whose amino-acid sequence is MKYSAMTNAAWMMSEKVVSVFGVIFVTSYVAKSFGPVIFGQIAFSASLFSIVQTIAIFGTETILFKSISKSTPKGMRLMAVAKSLRLTLLLVLSLPVLLYVWLMMRENFIVFAVASFLSAMFVTQDIFSVYNNARLESRLNTVANATGMILSFIISFTVAWYKLSPLWLSLSIVAVTLVPYLIKRSRFYQTNTISQPPRHKRKNYLRYLLHAGLPLAISSVFISVQVKTAQFFLVGVSSAQDLGLFTAANTISASWIFIPVAIITSCFSEIFRERGDVAVKLASRLNGYVMAVSLLMLSVVTLFGDRIINSLYGQDYTQSGNLITLLSLATCFSAMGTVAYRYMVKEGGFNYLLVKVILLVVIGLATSYFFIQSWGLTGAAWSVFITELLSLTIMNYFFKNGVILKIQLSSLNYKTYK
- a CDS encoding diguanylate cyclase domain-containing protein, whose product is MKIQQQGAVAVKRELPTMRQSFQRMHMVIILVSLLFSGLSLSALSMYVLRSYAENNIQLVATSVSYSARTAVLENDAATADSILREIGARTEFAAGRIYRADQQLLASWQAPGQTARSGVSAMVASWLFPQPVSAPVMHQQQEVGRVWINGDASRVLHYLWQALLWLGGSLLLTAMLAFYLAYRMQAGIVQGLQNIATVTHDVRRRRAFSQRVPAASIAELDKLSGDFNSLLEELDLWQRHLKHENDSLTHQTLHDGLTGLPNRKAFEQQLQSLLNDPQTRQQVSVLFIDGDRFKQINDRYGHAAGDHVLMVTAERLRARLRNGDLVARLGGDEFAVLLSTAQQEEQVAQVARDIIEAMRPPISLPEGIQVVQSLSVGVALAKNHSSPEALIAQADAAMYHIKELGGGWFLSPSWWGQERQGVPPQEAAASFNR
- a CDS encoding DMT family transporter, encoding MLTGILFALSAGLMWGLIFVGPLLVPDYPGTLQSMGRYLAFGLIALPLAWQDRHRLLALTRRDWQEALRLTLVGNLLYYACLATAIQRTGAPISTMIIGTLPVVISVSANLCYGKDEGQLRWRKLFPALLLIVAGLVCVNVAELKGGAHQVDIWRYLSGMALAFAAVVCWTWYPLRNARWLRQHAIRPATWATAQGVVTLPLALLGYLLVMGQLHLSGEQFVLPFGPRPGVFIALMLAIALFCSWLGTLCWNEASQRLPTVLVGPLIVFEILAGLAYTFLLRQTWPPLLTLMGILCLISGVVSAMLIKPEPVVKSLKVSQ
- the soxS gene encoding superoxide response transcriptional regulator SoxS — encoded protein: MHDDIISTLTDWIDNNLDKTLSIDEVAAKSGYSKWHLQRMFRSVTKQTLGGYIRERRLTLAAEALRLTQRPVFDIAMQYGYDSQQTFSRVFRRQFSQTPTAYRSSMRHAPVKRSSWSFDCGDYATSSFSQRISEKSCPTCS
- the soxR gene encoding redox-sensitive transcriptional activator SoxR; its protein translation is MKKILSNPNKRELTPGDVAQRCGVAVSTLHFYESKGLISSFRNPGNQRRYTRDVLRRVAVIKIAQRIGIPLATISDSLMQYSPGKRMTTKEWAVLSQQWRDELDRRIETLIHLRDDLDGCIGCGCLSMEDCPLRNPNDRLSEQGTGAILLDVKSV
- a CDS encoding YjcB family protein — translated: MATITTSVILMRWELLSAVMMFLASTFNVKCRKASHNVMAFAFTGIGIGMSCWFVTGLLGITLSMDNLHNFWNITKDVFVEVMSRTPADWPMP